From the genome of Symphalangus syndactylus isolate Jambi chromosome 5, NHGRI_mSymSyn1-v2.1_pri, whole genome shotgun sequence, one region includes:
- the DNM1L gene encoding dynamin-1-like protein isoform X9 translates to MDAGTDAMDVLMGRVIPVKLGIIGVVNRSQLDINNKKSVTDSIRDEYAFLQKKYPSLANRNGTKYLARTLNRLLMHHIRDCLPELKTRINVLAAQYQSLLNSYGEPVDDKSATLLQLITKFATEYCNTIEGTAKYIETSELCGGARICYIFHETFGRTLESVDPLGGLNTIDILTAIRNATGPRPALFVPEVSFELLVKRQIKRLEEPSLRCVELVHEEMQRIIQHCSNYSTQELLRFPKLHDAIVEVVTCLLRKRLPVTNEMVHNLVAIELAYINTKHPDFADACGLMNNNIEEQRRNRLARELPSAVSRDKSSKVPSALAPASQEPSPAASAEADGKLIQDSRRETKNVASGGGGVGDGVQEPTTGNWRGMLKTSKAEELLAEEKSKPIPIMPASPQKGHAVNLLDVPVPVARKLSAREQRDCEVIERLIKSYFLIVRKNIQDSVPKAVMHFLVNHVKDTLQSELVGQLYKSSLLDDLLTESEDMAQRRKEAADMLKALQGASQIIAEIRETHLW, encoded by the exons ATGGATGCGGGTACTGATGCCATGGATGTATTGATGGGAAGGGTTATTCCAGTCAAACTTGGAATAATTGGAGTAGTTAACAG GAGCCAGCTAGATATTAACAACAAGAAGAGTGTAACTGATTCAATCCGTGATGAGTATGCTTTTCTTCAAAAGAAATATCCATCTCTGGCCAATAGAAATGGAACAAAGTATCTTGCTAGGACTCTAAACAG GTTACTGATGCATCACATCAGAGATTGTTTACCAGAGTTGAAAACAAGAATAAATGTTCTAGCTGCTCAGTATCAGTCTCTTCTAAATAGCTACGGTGAACCCGTGGATGATAAAAGTGCTACTTTACTCCAACTTATTACCAAATTTGCCACAGAATATTGTAACACTATTGAAGGAACTGCAAAATATATTGAAACTTCGGAGCT ATGCGGTGGTGCTAGAATTTGTTATATTTTCCATGAAACTTTTGGGCGAACCTTAGAATCTGTTGATCCACTTGGTGGCCTtaacactattgacattttgactGCCATTAGAAATGCTACT gGTCCTCGTCCTGCTTTATTTGTGCCTGAGGTTTCATTTGAGTTACTGGTGAAGCGGCAAATCAAACGTCTAGAAGAGCCCAGCCTCCGCTGTGTGGAACTGGTTCATGAGGAAATGCAAAGGATCATTCAGCACTGTAGCAATTACAGTACACAG GAATTGTTACGATTTCCTAAACTTCATGATGCCATAGTTGAAGTGGTGACTTGTCTTCTTCGTAAAAGGTTGCCTGTTACAAATGAAATG GTCCATAACTTAGTGGCAATTGAACTGGCTTATATCAACACAAAACATCCAGACTTTGCTGATGCTTGTGGGCTAATGAACAATAATATAGAG GAACAAAGGAGAAACAGGCTAGCCAGAGAATTACCTTCAGCTGTATCACGAGACAAg TCTTCTAAGGTTCCAAGTGCTTTGGCACCTGCCTCCCAGGAGCCCTCCCCCGCTGCTTCTGCTGAGGCTGATGGCAAG TTAATTCAGGACAGCAGAAGAGAAACTAAAAAT GTTGCATCTGGAGGTGGTGGGGTTGGAGATGGTGTTCAAGAACCAACAACAGGCAACTGGAGAGGAATGCTGAAAACTTCAAAAGCTGAAGAGTTACTAgcagaagaaaaatcaaaaccCATTCCAATTATGCCAGCCAGTCCACAAAAAGGTCATGCCGTGAATCTGCTGGATGTG CCAGTTCCTGTTGCACGAAAACTGTCTGCTCGGGAGCAGCGAGACTGTGAGGTTATTGAACGACTCATTAAGTCCTATTTTCTCATTGTCAGAAAGAATATTCAAGACAG tgTGCCAAAGGCAGTAATGCATTTTTTGGTTAATCATGTGAAAGACACTCTTCAGAGTGAGCTAGTAGGCCAGCTGTATAAATCATCCTTATTGGATGATCTTCTGACAGAATCTGAGGACATGGCACAGCGCAGGAAAGAAGCAGCTGATATGCTAAAG GCATTACAAGGAGCCAGTCAAATTATTGCTGAAATCCGAGAGACTCATCTTTGGTGA